The Psychrosphaera ytuae genome includes a region encoding these proteins:
- the lepB gene encoding signal peptidase I, which produces MAGYFAVFLVVLTLACGLIWLIDAKLWAPARRAKVEQALAVAGGTLPDDELEKVAPQPVIAETAQSIFPILALITIFRSFLFEPFQIPSGSMMPTMLVGDFILVQKYSYGVHDPIWRSELIETGKPERGDIAVFKYPLDERLDYIKRVIGVPGDRVIYRNKQLFIQPSCERQPDDCGKLNRVELNKVAQGEFEMMGVPLITAKEQLGNVEHDVLINPRYPDMAEQFYSQPGTRQGEWIVPEGYYFMMGDNRDNSTDSRFWGFVSEEQMVGKAVFIWMSFIFNDGKISWLPDFIPVDIRFSRLGSVQ; this is translated from the coding sequence ATGGCAGGATATTTTGCAGTATTTTTAGTGGTGTTAACCTTGGCTTGTGGCCTTATTTGGCTAATCGATGCAAAGCTATGGGCACCGGCTCGTCGCGCTAAAGTAGAACAAGCATTAGCCGTCGCGGGGGGCACTCTTCCTGATGATGAACTTGAAAAAGTCGCCCCTCAGCCAGTAATTGCGGAAACGGCACAGTCAATTTTTCCAATATTGGCGTTAATTACCATATTTCGTTCTTTCTTATTCGAACCATTTCAAATTCCGTCAGGCTCTATGATGCCAACTATGCTAGTCGGTGATTTTATCTTGGTTCAGAAGTATTCGTATGGTGTTCACGACCCAATTTGGCGTTCAGAACTGATTGAGACTGGCAAGCCTGAGCGCGGTGATATTGCGGTATTTAAATATCCACTTGATGAACGTTTAGATTACATCAAGCGTGTTATTGGTGTGCCAGGCGACAGAGTTATTTATCGCAACAAGCAGTTGTTCATTCAACCGAGCTGTGAACGTCAGCCGGACGATTGTGGCAAACTAAATCGCGTCGAGCTAAACAAAGTTGCTCAGGGTGAGTTTGAGATGATGGGTGTACCTTTGATCACAGCCAAAGAGCAGTTAGGCAATGTAGAGCACGATGTTCTGATTAACCCGAGATATCCAGATATGGCTGAGCAGTTTTATTCGCAACCTGGCACTCGTCAGGGAGAGTGGATTGTTCCAGAAGGGTATTACTTTATGATGGGTGATAACCGCGATAATAGTACTGACAGCCGCTTTTGGGGCTTTGTTAGCGAAGAACAAATGGTGGGTAAAGCGGTCTTCATTTGGATGAGCTTTATCTTTAACGACGGAAAGATCAGCTGGCTACCGGACTTTATTCCAGTAGACATTCGATTTTCACGTTTGGGAAGTGTGCAGTAA